AGGTCAGCTCAGAACATAGCTTTAGTGGAGTTATGTCCTGAAAACCAGAATTTAGTTCAAAAAACGGGTAACTTATGTCCTGAAATCTAATTCAGGACATAAGTCGAACAAAGTGATGTACTGAGAGTTATTTCAGGACATAGGTCTTTTTTATTTAGTCACTTATTAGCTGTAGCATTATTTTCAACTAGAAATAATAGGCTCACTTCATAAGCTAATAAGATAACTATTGTTTATACATGAAAGGAGCGACATGTCCGTTGCCAGAAGAATGGTATATTATTGGTAAAATCGCGGCAGTTTTTTTTAGAAATCCTAATAATTTTTATAAAGTACTCTTAGTTAAAATTTCGGAAACAAATATGGATTCTACTGCTAAAGAAATCGTTGTTACGGGTAGTTTTGGTGAGATCCAAGAAGAAGAACTGTACCGTTTTTTTGGAGAGCCCGTCGTTCATCCCAAATATGGTGAACAGTTTAAAGCTAACGCTTACCAAAAAGAACAACCAACTTCAGAAAATGGGCTTATCTATTATCTTTCAAGTGATAATTTTCCAGGTATTGGAGAAAAAACAGCAGAAAAAATTGTCGATCTTTTGGGCGAAGATGCTATTGATAAGATCTTGGATGAACCAACGTTGTTAGAACAAATTTCTGGGCTAAATAAAAAAAAGCGAGAAATGTTAGTAGATACGATACGTTTAAATTACGGCATGGACAAAGCGATCGTGGGTTTAAATCGGTATGGTTTTGGAAGTCAATTAGCGTTTGCTATTTATCAGACTTATAAAAACGAAACTTTAGAGATCATCGAAGAAAACCCTTATCAATTGGTGGAAGATATTGAGGGTATCGGTTTTAAAAAGGCGGATAACATTGCCGAACAATTGGGGATTGATGCTACTTCTGATAAAAGAATTCGTGCTGCTATTTTACATCAAATCTTGCAACAATCGATGGAAACGGGAAATACTTATATTGCGGCTAAAGAGTTATTAGAGCAAGTTTTACATATGTTAGAAGATAGTCGTCCTGTAGAAATTGATCCAGAAAAAGTTGCTAACGGAGTAATCGAATTAGTAGAAGAGGGAAAAATTCAACAAGAAGAAACTAACTTGTTCGAAAATAGCCTATATTTTGCTGAATGGGGAATAGCTTCAAGTATCCAACGCTTATTACAACAACAAAAGGAAATCAATTATTCCGAAGAGAAGTTAAATAAAAATCTACGTAAATTGGAAAAACGTTTGGATATTGTTTACGGCGATTCCCAAGAGGAAGCGATAAAAAAAGCGATACGATCTCCGTTGTTTTTATTAACAGGGGGGCCTGGAACAGGGAAGACCACAGTTATCGATGGTATTGTTCAATTATTTGCTGAATTAAATGATATCTCTTTAGACCCGAGTCAATACTCAGAAGAAACTTTTCCTGTGTTATTAGCGGCACCTACCGGACGCGCTGCCAAACGTATGAATGAGACAACGGGCCTACCTAGTAGTACCATTCATCGTTTATTAGGTTTAAATGGGCGGGAAAACAAGGCAAAAAATACTGACCCTAAGGAACTTGAGGGTGGGCTTTTAATTGTTGATGAAATGTCCATGGTGGATACTTGGTTGGCCAATACTTTGTTTAAAGCTATTCCTGATAGTATGCAGGTTATTTTTGTAGGCGATAAGGATCAACTTCCTTCCGTAGGACCAGGGCAAATTTTGCATGATCTATTGAATATCCCAGATATTCCTCAAAAAGAACTAACCGAAATCTATCGTCAAGGAGACGGTTCTAGTATTATTTCTTTAGCTCATGAAATAAAAAATGGAGCGTTACCTGAGGATTTCACCCAAAACCAAAACGATCGTTCTTATTTTGCTTGCCAAGCGCAACAAATTGAGCCTTTAATCTCTAAAGTAGCTACAAAAGCGAAACAAAAAGGCTTTACACCGCAAGATATACAGGTTTTAGCTCCTATGTATAAAGGGCCAGCCGGTATTAACGCCTTAAATAAAATGATGCAAGAAATCTTCAATCCGAATGTAGATCAGACAAAAAAGGAAGTTTCATTTAATAATGTGGTTTATCGTATTGGCGATAAGGTTCTTCAGCTGGTTAATGCCCCTGAAGATAATGTATTTAATGGGGACATGGGAGAAATCACGGGGATCATTTATGCGAAAGATTCCGAAGACAAAGTGGATGAACTAGTTATTGCTTTTGACGCAAATGAAGTGAAATATAAACGTAATGAATGGAATAAGATCACTTTATCTTATTGCTGCTCGATTCATAAAGCTCAAGGCAATGAGTTTAAGATGGTTATTTTGCCGATGGTTAACCAGTATTCTAGAATGCTTCAGCGCAATTTATTGTATACAGCTGTGACGCGAAGTAAAGAAATGCTAATTTTACTAGGGGAATTGTCTGCTTATCAAAGATGTGTAGAGCAAGTGTCGACTTTACGCTTAACTGCGCTTAAAGAACGAATTAACGGGATTGATTCGATTTCTCAAGCTATGCGATTAAAAATTTCAACTTACGAAAATGAACAGGAAGAAGCTCCCTTTGAAAAAGAACACAAAGCAGTAAAAAATAGTAAACCTAAGATAGAATCCGACTCAGCTAAAGTGGAGTCTTTTGACTTGTTTGCGCAAGAGACGCCAGCTCCTTCTGGGCCGATTCAATTAACGCCAGAACTGATACAAAATCATGCGATTGATCCAATGATTGGTATGGGGGAAATATCTCCTTATGATTTTCAAGTAACACAAAAATAAGGGCTAAAAAAAGACATCCATTAAAGTGATTGCTTTATGGATGCTTTTTTTAGCCCATTATACTTAAAACCAAAAAAGCTGTTTAGTAGAAGAAAAGTGGAAATCACAAGGTGTTTTAGCAAAATCTTCCCCGTCTTGTTGGATAAACTGCTTTGAAGGCGAGTTGATTTGAATTGTACTAGCTTTAAAACGATGAAAATGCTTTGAGTGAGCATGTTTTTTTAATGCAAGCAATAATATTAGGTAGAAAATTTTTCCCATCGATAATTTTTCCACCAGAGTTAAATCAACTTGAGGCTCATTAATATCTGCCGCAGGTGAAATATTAACACCTCCGCCAAAATAAGGGTGATTTGTTAGGGTACACAAAAAAGCATGCTTGAAATAATAGGTTTCATCTTCACATTTGACAGTCACAGGAAAATCTTCCTGTTTAAATAGTGTTTGTAAAACGGCAGGGATATAGGAAAGAAACCCTGCTTTGTATTTATATAATCGTTGTTTTGTTGTCGAATGATTCGTTGCGTGTACGATAGCGGCATCTAAACCTATGCCAACATTATTTATACACACTTTGCTGTCGTTACTTGTTTGTTCAAAAACCTTTAATATATTAATTTTGCGTGGCCAGGTGGCTTGTAAAATTTGTTCTAATACCTTTACAGATGGTTGTAAAAGGCCAAGACTTCTAGCAAAATCATTTCCTGTTCCTGCGGGAATATAAGCAATAGGAATTTGAGCTGTTAACGAATTAAGCACCTGATGAAGTGTGCCATCGCCCCCAATAACTATTAGTAAAGGAAACGGTTGTTTTGCTTTCAACTGAGGTTTTGGATTCCAATTTAGTAGGGTAGAGGCAAGCAGTTTATATACAAGTTCTTTTTCATGAAAAGGGAACTGAGTTTCTAAAACTGTAAAGGCTAAGCGCTTGTACTTCATCGTTGCGATGATCTGCTCCCCGCATTTTTTCCCTTTACCGCCGCCAGCTTTTGGATTAATTAAAAGATAATAATGAAATTCCATAATAGTTCGTCCTTCATTTTATAATTACTAGGATATTTTTTGTTAAAAAAGACAAAAAAATAGAATCCGATGAGAATGAGTTTTGAAAAGTTTTTCAAAGTTCTTAGTTAATCATTGTAACATAGAATTGAAGGTTCGTATGTCCACTCCAATTTTATGCTCATACCCTCATCGGATTCCTATTCAATTAGTAAGGAGTAACTCAAATTCCCACTTCCTTTTTCGTTCATTTAAGATCACAACAATTCTTTTCTCGCAGCTCCTTTTTCGGCTGCTTTACTGGGAATTCTTATGTCTCCTTACACTTATTTTATACCATATTTTTAAATAAAAAGCAAGCGCTTTCAAATGAAAATTGTGCTTTTTTGGGAAAATAGTTACTTTTTTTTAAATTTTTGTTATACTTTTATCGTTAAGAGGAGAGTCGTTATGAAGTATTATCATTTAATTGGTTTTTCTATTATGCTAACCGTCCTTCAGTTTGTTTTGCAGTCAGTTTTTTATTGGGAAGTTCCTTTAATAATTCAAAAGATCTTTTTAGGATTGCAATCGACACTGCTAGTGGGCTATAGTTTATTGTTTTTAATATTTTTGGTGAAAAAAAGCAAAAACAAAGGCAAAAGGGAAAAACAAAATGTAGTACCAATCAAAGAGCACCCCAAAGAAGCGTCTTCGTATTCGAAAGCTAGTTAAATAGTCAAAGGTGTTCTTTATTGTTTTAAAATTTCGCAGTTCATCAACCATCCTGCGTAATCAAAACTCGGAGAAAGAAGGATTTATATGACAAATAGTAGGGTAAGGGTGATTACCGTTAATGCAATTATTGTAGCATTATACGTGGCTTTAAGTTTTGTTTCCCCTTTATCTTCTGGAGCGATTCAATTTCGTTTATCAGAAAGTTTGAACCATCTCGTGGTATTTAACAGAAAAATGCTATGGGGCGTTTTTGGCGGAGTGTTAGTTTTTAACCTCTTATTTGGTGAAGGCCCGTTGGATGTTGTTTTTGGCGGTGCACAAACGCTGTTAGCTTTATTATTAACTGCTGTACTGGAAAAGAAAGTTCCCAACGTCAAAGCACGTTTAGTTTTGAATACTTTATTTTTTACTTTCAGTATGTTCTTAATTGCTTTAATGCTTACATTAACTGCAGAATTGCCTTTTTGGTTTACTTATTTAACCACAGCTTTAAGCGAATTGATTATTATGAGTATCTCGGCGCCAGTAATGTATTTTATTAATGAAAAATTGCATTTTGCTAAACAAATATAAAAAAAAGAAATGGTCACATAAGTTCTTTAGATCCAAGACATCCGAACTTATGCGACCACTTTTTAGTTATAATCTATTAAATTTTCGGTTTCGACAACTTTAAAATCTTTATCTTCTAAACGATTAATAATTGTTTCTAATGTTTGTTTTGTCGTATTTGATGCTAAAGTAATCAACGTACGACGGATAAATTCGTCTTTGTCAATATCAAGGGTAATACAACTTGCGATATTGCTATATTTTGAAATGATTTTTGTCATATTTGCTAGATCCCCTTGTTTGCCAGTAGAAGCGATCGTAAGAACATAGCTTCCCTTATCGACATTCCAAGACTGCGAAAGCATATTTAATAAGGAACTGTGGGTTAGTATTCCGTAAAAATAGTTGTCTTCGTCAAGAACAGCAATGTATGGTAATTCTTTAATGGTAAAAAAGACCTGGAAAAAGGAAGAATTCACA
This region of Tetragenococcus osmophilus genomic DNA includes:
- a CDS encoding ATP-dependent RecD-like DNA helicase, which encodes MKGATCPLPEEWYIIGKIAAVFFRNPNNFYKVLLVKISETNMDSTAKEIVVTGSFGEIQEEELYRFFGEPVVHPKYGEQFKANAYQKEQPTSENGLIYYLSSDNFPGIGEKTAEKIVDLLGEDAIDKILDEPTLLEQISGLNKKKREMLVDTIRLNYGMDKAIVGLNRYGFGSQLAFAIYQTYKNETLEIIEENPYQLVEDIEGIGFKKADNIAEQLGIDATSDKRIRAAILHQILQQSMETGNTYIAAKELLEQVLHMLEDSRPVEIDPEKVANGVIELVEEGKIQQEETNLFENSLYFAEWGIASSIQRLLQQQKEINYSEEKLNKNLRKLEKRLDIVYGDSQEEAIKKAIRSPLFLLTGGPGTGKTTVIDGIVQLFAELNDISLDPSQYSEETFPVLLAAPTGRAAKRMNETTGLPSSTIHRLLGLNGRENKAKNTDPKELEGGLLIVDEMSMVDTWLANTLFKAIPDSMQVIFVGDKDQLPSVGPGQILHDLLNIPDIPQKELTEIYRQGDGSSIISLAHEIKNGALPEDFTQNQNDRSYFACQAQQIEPLISKVATKAKQKGFTPQDIQVLAPMYKGPAGINALNKMMQEIFNPNVDQTKKEVSFNNVVYRIGDKVLQLVNAPEDNVFNGDMGEITGIIYAKDSEDKVDELVIAFDANEVKYKRNEWNKITLSYCCSIHKAQGNEFKMVILPMVNQYSRMLQRNLLYTAVTRSKEMLILLGELSAYQRCVEQVSTLRLTALKERINGIDSISQAMRLKISTYENEQEEAPFEKEHKAVKNSKPKIESDSAKVESFDLFAQETPAPSGPIQLTPELIQNHAIDPMIGMGEISPYDFQVTQK
- a CDS encoding diacylglycerol/lipid kinase family protein, with the protein product MEFHYYLLINPKAGGGKGKKCGEQIIATMKYKRLAFTVLETQFPFHEKELVYKLLASTLLNWNPKPQLKAKQPFPLLIVIGGDGTLHQVLNSLTAQIPIAYIPAGTGNDFARSLGLLQPSVKVLEQILQATWPRKINILKVFEQTSNDSKVCINNVGIGLDAAIVHATNHSTTKQRLYKYKAGFLSYIPAVLQTLFKQEDFPVTVKCEDETYYFKHAFLCTLTNHPYFGGGVNISPAADINEPQVDLTLVEKLSMGKIFYLILLLALKKHAHSKHFHRFKASTIQINSPSKQFIQQDGEDFAKTPCDFHFSSTKQLFWF
- a CDS encoding QueT transporter family protein, which produces MTNSRVRVITVNAIIVALYVALSFVSPLSSGAIQFRLSESLNHLVVFNRKMLWGVFGGVLVFNLLFGEGPLDVVFGGAQTLLALLLTAVLEKKVPNVKARLVLNTLFFTFSMFLIALMLTLTAELPFWFTYLTTALSELIIMSISAPVMYFINEKLHFAKQI
- the cbpA gene encoding cyclic di-AMP binding protein CbpA, which codes for MLLKTMVYKKQDLTTVTENNTLEEALQILESSGFRCIPILDESNKIFRGNIYKMHIYRHKANEGDMNLPVTHLLKNATKFIHVNSSFFQVFFTIKELPYIAVLDEDNYFYGILTHSSLLNMLSQSWNVDKGSYVLTIASTGKQGDLANMTKIISKYSNIASCITLDIDKDEFIRRTLITLASNTTKQTLETIINRLEDKDFKVVETENLIDYN